Proteins encoded within one genomic window of Mycolicibacterium monacense:
- a CDS encoding DoxX family protein translates to MATNFDARLANYSSPLLSIFRIIFGLAFTLHGSMKLFGWPLGESVPVGTWPFWWAGLIEFVLGILITVGLFTRIAAFIASGEMAVAYLWQHLPNGFWPYDPGVGGNGGEPALLYCFAFLALAGLGAGTLSVDARRRGRMGAAGGVAPNRVVTGSAAPAGYQTGQPVRRGGLLSRFRRPRY, encoded by the coding sequence ATGGCGACCAATTTCGACGCTCGGCTGGCGAATTACTCGTCACCGTTGCTGAGCATCTTCCGGATCATCTTCGGGTTGGCTTTCACTCTGCACGGCAGCATGAAGCTGTTCGGCTGGCCGCTGGGCGAGTCGGTTCCGGTCGGCACCTGGCCGTTCTGGTGGGCCGGGCTGATCGAATTCGTCCTCGGCATCCTCATCACCGTCGGGTTGTTCACCCGCATCGCGGCGTTCATCGCCTCCGGAGAGATGGCGGTGGCGTACCTGTGGCAGCACCTGCCGAACGGCTTCTGGCCGTACGACCCGGGGGTGGGCGGCAACGGCGGCGAACCCGCACTGCTGTACTGCTTCGCCTTCCTGGCCCTCGCCGGCCTCGGCGCCGGCACGCTCTCGGTCGACGCCCGTCGCCGCGGCCGGATGGGAGCGGCCGGCGGTGTCGCGCCGAACCGGGTTGTGACCGGGTCAGCCGCACCGGCCGGATACCAAACGGGTCAGCCCGTCCGCCGGGGCGGCCTGCTCAGCCGCTTCCGCCGACCGCGCTACTAG
- the dtd gene encoding D-aminoacyl-tRNA deacylase: MRVLVQRVSSARVVVDGEVVGAIAPAHQGLLALVGVTHTDDADIARKLAEKLWQLRILDGERSAADETAPILVVSQFTLYANTVKGRRPSWNAAAPRPVAEPLVVAFCEALRGLGAPVQTGVFGAHMNVELVNDGPVTVLLEL, from the coding sequence ATGCGCGTTCTGGTCCAGCGGGTGTCCTCGGCAAGGGTCGTCGTCGACGGCGAGGTGGTGGGCGCCATCGCACCCGCCCACCAGGGCCTCCTCGCGCTGGTCGGGGTCACCCACACCGACGACGCCGACATCGCCCGCAAACTCGCCGAAAAGCTATGGCAGCTGCGCATTCTCGATGGGGAGCGCTCGGCTGCCGACGAGACGGCGCCCATCCTGGTGGTCAGCCAGTTCACCCTCTACGCCAACACCGTCAAGGGGCGGCGGCCGTCGTGGAACGCCGCGGCGCCGCGGCCGGTCGCCGAACCGTTGGTGGTGGCGTTCTGCGAGGCGCTGCGGGGGCTGGGAGCGCCGGTGCAAACAGGAGTTTTCGGGGCGCACATGAATGTGGAACTGGTGAACGACGGTCCGGTAACAGTGCTGCTGGAGCTCTGA
- the glnA gene encoding type I glutamate--ammonia ligase: MADKTADDIIKLIKDESVEYVDIRFCDLPGVVQHFSIPASAFDESVFEDGLAFDGSSVRGFQSIHESDMMLLPDPETARIDPFRHAKTLNMNFFVHDPFTREAYSRDPRNVARKAENYLISTGIADTCYFGAEAEFYIFDSVTFDSKINGTSYEVDSESGWWNTGEPFEADGSANRGYKVRPKGGYFPVAPYDHYVDLRDKMATNLINAGFVLERGHHEVGTAGQAEINYKFNTLLHAADDVLLFKYIIKNTAWQEGKTVTFMPKPLFGDNGSGMHAHQSLWKDGQPLFHDESGYAGLSDTARHYIGGILHHAPSLLAFTNPTVNSYKRLVPGYEAPINLVYSQRNRSACVRIPITGNNPKAKRLEFRCPDSSGNPYLAFAAMLMAGIDGIKRKIEPQAPVDKDLYELPPDEAASIPQAPTSLSAVIDRLEEDHEYLTEGGVFTEDLIETWISYKRENEIMPIQIRPHPYEVALYFDV, translated from the coding sequence GTGGCAGATAAGACGGCCGACGACATCATCAAGTTGATCAAGGACGAATCCGTCGAGTACGTCGACATTCGGTTCTGCGATCTGCCCGGCGTCGTCCAGCACTTCTCGATCCCGGCTTCGGCGTTCGACGAGAGCGTTTTCGAAGACGGTCTGGCGTTCGACGGCTCGTCTGTCCGCGGCTTCCAGTCGATCCACGAGTCGGACATGATGCTGCTGCCCGACCCCGAGACCGCGCGCATCGACCCGTTCCGGCACGCCAAGACGCTCAACATGAACTTCTTCGTGCACGACCCGTTCACCCGCGAGGCCTACTCCCGCGACCCCCGCAACGTGGCACGCAAGGCGGAGAACTACCTGATCAGCACCGGCATCGCCGACACCTGCTACTTCGGTGCCGAGGCCGAGTTCTACATCTTCGACTCGGTGACCTTCGACTCGAAGATCAACGGCACGTCCTACGAGGTGGACTCCGAGTCGGGCTGGTGGAACACCGGTGAGCCGTTCGAGGCGGACGGCAGCGCCAACCGCGGTTACAAGGTGCGCCCCAAGGGCGGCTACTTCCCCGTCGCCCCCTACGACCACTACGTCGACCTGCGCGACAAGATGGCCACGAACCTGATCAACGCGGGCTTCGTGCTCGAGCGCGGTCACCACGAGGTGGGCACCGCCGGTCAGGCCGAGATCAACTACAAGTTCAACACGCTGCTGCACGCGGCCGATGACGTACTGCTGTTCAAGTACATCATCAAGAACACCGCGTGGCAGGAGGGCAAGACGGTCACGTTCATGCCCAAGCCGCTGTTCGGTGACAACGGCTCGGGTATGCACGCCCACCAGTCGCTGTGGAAGGACGGCCAGCCGCTGTTCCACGACGAGTCCGGTTACGCCGGCCTGTCCGACACGGCGCGCCACTACATCGGCGGCATCCTGCACCACGCCCCGTCGCTGCTGGCGTTCACCAACCCGACGGTGAACTCCTACAAGCGTCTGGTGCCGGGCTACGAGGCGCCGATCAACCTGGTGTACAGCCAGCGCAACCGCTCGGCGTGTGTCCGCATCCCGATCACCGGCAACAACCCGAAGGCCAAGCGCCTCGAGTTCCGCTGCCCGGACAGCTCGGGCAACCCGTACCTGGCGTTCGCCGCGATGCTGATGGCCGGTATCGACGGCATCAAGCGCAAGATCGAGCCTCAGGCCCCGGTCGACAAGGACCTCTACGAGCTGCCGCCGGACGAGGCCGCCAGCATCCCGCAGGCCCCGACGTCGCTGTCCGCGGTGATCGACCGCCTCGAGGAGGACCACGAGTACCTCACCGAGGGTGGCGTGTTCACCGAGGACCTGATCGAGACCTGGATCTCCTACAAGCGGGAGAACGAGATCATGCCGATCCAGATCCGTCCTCACCCGTACGAGGTCGCGCTCTACTTCGACGTTTAG
- a CDS encoding RDD family protein has translation MARALGSWLSGPESNRGPGGPGQPPNEYPGQRLGLPDSGPGSMARFGRRVAAMLVDWFIAYGLAALAMTLGLISVGAMSTVILVIWFVIGAVSVRLFRFTPGQYALGLMVVSMDDREHVGFGRALVRGLMIALVIPALFTDEDLRGLHDLATKTAVVRR, from the coding sequence ATGGCCCGCGCGCTCGGGTCCTGGCTGTCCGGTCCGGAATCGAATCGCGGACCCGGCGGCCCGGGCCAACCACCGAATGAATATCCGGGTCAACGGCTCGGGTTGCCCGACAGCGGGCCGGGGTCGATGGCCCGGTTCGGCCGCCGGGTCGCCGCCATGCTCGTCGACTGGTTCATCGCCTACGGGTTGGCCGCGCTGGCCATGACGCTCGGGCTGATCTCGGTGGGCGCGATGTCGACTGTGATCCTCGTCATCTGGTTCGTCATCGGGGCGGTGTCGGTGCGCCTGTTCAGATTCACCCCCGGTCAGTACGCGCTCGGCCTGATGGTGGTGTCGATGGACGACCGGGAGCACGTGGGGTTCGGCCGCGCTTTGGTCCGCGGGCTGATGATCGCGCTGGTGATTCCGGCACTGTTCACCGACGAGGATCTGCGGGGCCTGCACGACCTGGCCACCAAGACCGCCGTGGTGCGGCGCTGA
- a CDS encoding amidohydrolase, translated as MCTACEWAPHFLSFGGRTTRRTVLRAAATVAAASAVSACSSPAQQSPAPAGSPGSANAHADFVFRNGAVYTVDGPAPWAQALAVRGDTIVHVGDEAGAMALAGPATRVVDLGGRLLMPGFVEGHTHPFLGAFLTSGVDLQVPTLADALSAIEAYAKDNPTGPVRGFGWRVDMFGPDGPDRAELDRILPDRPAFFFAIDGHSLWANSTALEMAGVKRDTPDPIPGFSYYARDTNGDPTGYILEVNAVLGLVDAVEPISPDTMGTLMEGWLPKASAAGITSVFDAGVPPIGDDQAALLRLYADVEQRGALPFRVVASYSVRSAPVDGAVDALEAVREQVSGELVSVDVVKIVGDGTQGGYTAWLVEPYADKPDSTGGSPFTEEQWHQLIGAVDAAGYDVHVHACGERTARVALDAVERAIASNPRRDRRHAIAHLVFVEDSDNPRFGALGVTAQFSANWMSADPDTLENMGARYGSPRKDLLYRPQAVLRSGGRISLGTDWPAAGYFSTYKPLDSIQVGVTRQLIGQTDAPVLEPADQRLSVAEAIYANTLGAAHQLRLDHKVGSLEVGKLADLIVLDRNILEIDPHDIHRANVTMTMMNGQIRHET; from the coding sequence GTGTGTACTGCGTGCGAGTGGGCGCCCCATTTCCTGTCGTTCGGTGGCCGGACCACCCGTCGCACGGTGTTGCGGGCCGCGGCGACGGTGGCGGCGGCGTCCGCGGTGAGCGCGTGCTCCTCCCCGGCGCAGCAGTCCCCCGCCCCGGCCGGCTCCCCGGGCTCCGCAAACGCCCACGCGGACTTTGTGTTCCGCAACGGTGCGGTCTACACCGTCGACGGCCCGGCGCCGTGGGCGCAGGCGCTGGCCGTCAGGGGCGACACGATCGTCCACGTCGGCGACGAGGCGGGTGCGATGGCGCTGGCCGGACCGGCGACCCGGGTGGTCGACCTCGGCGGCCGCCTGCTGATGCCGGGCTTCGTGGAAGGCCACACCCACCCGTTCCTGGGCGCGTTCCTCACCTCGGGCGTCGATCTTCAGGTGCCGACGCTGGCCGATGCGCTGAGCGCGATCGAGGCGTACGCGAAGGACAACCCGACCGGGCCGGTGCGCGGATTCGGTTGGCGGGTGGACATGTTCGGACCCGACGGGCCCGACCGCGCCGAACTCGACCGCATTCTGCCCGACCGGCCGGCGTTCTTCTTCGCCATCGACGGGCACAGCCTGTGGGCCAACAGCACCGCGCTCGAGATGGCGGGCGTCAAGCGCGACACCCCCGACCCGATACCGGGTTTCAGCTACTACGCCCGCGACACGAACGGTGACCCGACCGGTTACATCCTCGAGGTGAACGCGGTGCTCGGCCTGGTCGACGCCGTCGAGCCGATCTCCCCGGACACCATGGGCACGCTCATGGAGGGTTGGCTGCCGAAGGCGTCGGCCGCCGGGATCACGTCGGTGTTCGACGCGGGTGTGCCGCCCATCGGCGACGACCAGGCGGCGTTGCTGCGCCTCTACGCCGACGTCGAACAGCGCGGTGCGCTGCCGTTCCGCGTCGTCGCGTCCTATTCGGTCCGCTCCGCACCGGTCGACGGTGCGGTCGACGCGCTCGAGGCGGTCCGCGAGCAGGTGTCCGGCGAGTTGGTGTCCGTCGACGTCGTCAAGATCGTTGGAGACGGCACCCAGGGCGGCTACACCGCCTGGCTCGTCGAGCCCTACGCCGACAAACCCGACTCGACCGGCGGGTCCCCGTTCACCGAGGAGCAGTGGCATCAGCTCATCGGTGCGGTCGACGCCGCGGGGTACGACGTGCACGTCCACGCCTGCGGGGAACGCACCGCCCGCGTCGCCCTCGACGCCGTCGAGCGCGCGATCGCCTCGAATCCGCGCCGTGACCGTCGGCATGCGATCGCCCACCTGGTGTTCGTCGAGGACAGCGACAATCCCCGCTTCGGCGCCCTCGGGGTCACCGCCCAGTTCTCGGCGAACTGGATGTCGGCGGATCCCGACACCCTCGAGAACATGGGCGCGCGCTACGGGTCACCGCGAAAAGACCTGCTCTACCGCCCGCAGGCGGTGCTGAGATCCGGCGGCCGGATCTCGCTGGGCACCGACTGGCCGGCCGCCGGCTACTTCTCCACGTACAAACCGCTCGACTCGATCCAGGTCGGGGTGACCCGGCAGCTGATCGGGCAGACCGACGCGCCGGTGCTCGAACCCGCCGACCAGCGGTTGTCGGTGGCCGAGGCGATTTACGCCAACACACTCGGTGCGGCGCACCAGTTGCGGCTCGACCACAAGGTGGGCTCACTCGAGGTCGGCAAGCTCGCCGACCTCATCGTGCTCGACCGCAACATCCTCGAGATCGACCCGCACGACATCCACCGGGCCAACGTCACGATGACGATGATGAACGGGCAGATCCGCCACGAGACCTGA
- a CDS encoding DUF4191 domain-containing protein, with amino-acid sequence MAKTRNTAATKAAKAEAKAARKAASKQRRSQLWQAFQIQRKEDKRLLPYMIGAFVLIVGAAVAVGVLAGGFTMYTLIPLGIVLGALVAFIIFGRRAQKSVYRKAEGQTGAAAWALDNLRGKWRVTPGVAATGHFDAVHRVIGRPGVIFVGEGNPGRVKPLLAQEKKRTARLIGDTPIYDVIVGNGEGEVPLSKLERHLNKLPANITVKQMDSLESRLAALGTKLGPAAMPKGPMPAQAKMRGVQRTVRRR; translated from the coding sequence ATGGCCAAGACCCGCAACACCGCCGCCACCAAGGCCGCCAAGGCCGAGGCGAAGGCCGCCCGCAAGGCCGCGTCCAAGCAGCGGCGCAGTCAGCTCTGGCAGGCGTTCCAGATCCAGCGCAAAGAGGACAAGCGGCTGCTGCCGTACATGATCGGCGCGTTCGTCCTGATCGTCGGGGCGGCGGTCGCGGTCGGTGTCCTCGCCGGCGGGTTCACGATGTACACGCTGATCCCGCTGGGCATCGTGCTCGGCGCGCTGGTCGCGTTCATCATCTTCGGCCGGCGGGCGCAGAAGTCGGTGTACCGCAAGGCCGAGGGCCAGACCGGGGCGGCCGCATGGGCGCTGGACAACCTGCGCGGCAAGTGGCGCGTCACACCGGGTGTGGCGGCGACGGGCCACTTCGACGCGGTGCACCGGGTGATCGGCCGTCCGGGTGTGATCTTCGTCGGCGAGGGTAACCCCGGCCGGGTCAAGCCGCTACTCGCCCAGGAGAAGAAGCGCACCGCGCGCCTCATCGGCGACACCCCGATCTACGACGTGATCGTCGGCAACGGCGAGGGTGAGGTGCCGCTGTCCAAGCTGGAGCGCCACCTCAACAAGCTGCCCGCCAACATCACCGTCAAGCAGATGGACTCGCTCGAGTCGCGACTGGCCGCACTGGGCACCAAACTCGGTCCGGCCGCGATGCCGAAGGGTCCGATGCCCGCGCAGGCCAAGATGCGCGGGGTCCAGCGCACCGTGCGCCGGCGCTAG
- the lipA gene encoding lipoyl synthase, with product MTVTPSGSNGAGSAAPEGRKLLRLEVRNAQTPIERKPPWIKTRARMGPEYKELKSLVKREGLHTVCEEAGCPNIFECWEDREATFLIGGEQCTRRCDFCQIDTGKPSELDRDEPRRVAESVQAMGLRYSTVTGVARDDLPDGGAWLYAETVREIKRLNPNTGVELLIPDFNGDPALLAQVFESRPEVLAHNVETVPRIFKRIRPAFRYERSLAVLTAARDDNLVTKSNLILGMGETPDEVRTALVDLHEAGCDIITITQYLRPSPRHHPVERWVKPEEFVEFAQFAEGLGFAGVLSGPLVRSSYRAGRLYAQAARLKPAATPPVS from the coding sequence GTGACCGTCACCCCTTCGGGATCCAATGGCGCCGGCTCCGCGGCTCCGGAAGGCCGCAAGCTGCTGCGTCTCGAGGTCCGTAACGCCCAGACGCCGATCGAGCGCAAGCCGCCGTGGATCAAGACCCGCGCCAGGATGGGCCCGGAGTACAAAGAGCTCAAATCGCTGGTCAAGCGCGAGGGCCTGCACACCGTGTGCGAAGAGGCCGGCTGCCCCAACATCTTCGAATGCTGGGAGGACCGCGAGGCCACCTTCCTGATCGGCGGCGAGCAGTGCACCCGGCGCTGCGACTTCTGCCAGATCGACACCGGCAAGCCGTCAGAACTCGACCGCGACGAACCTCGCCGGGTCGCCGAGAGCGTTCAGGCCATGGGTCTGCGGTACTCGACGGTGACGGGTGTGGCCCGCGACGATCTGCCCGACGGCGGCGCCTGGCTCTACGCCGAGACGGTGCGCGAGATCAAGCGACTCAACCCCAACACCGGCGTCGAGTTGCTGATCCCCGATTTCAACGGAGACCCGGCGCTGCTGGCGCAGGTCTTCGAGTCGCGCCCAGAAGTGTTGGCGCACAACGTCGAAACGGTGCCGCGCATCTTCAAGCGGATCCGGCCGGCCTTCCGCTACGAACGCAGCCTCGCGGTGTTGACCGCGGCCCGCGACGACAACCTGGTCACCAAGAGCAACCTGATCCTCGGCATGGGTGAGACGCCCGACGAGGTGCGCACCGCGCTGGTCGACCTGCACGAGGCGGGCTGCGACATCATCACGATCACGCAGTATCTGCGGCCCTCGCCGCGCCACCATCCGGTGGAACGCTGGGTGAAACCGGAGGAGTTCGTCGAGTTCGCGCAGTTCGCCGAAGGGCTCGGATTCGCCGGGGTGCTGTCCGGTCCGCTGGTGCGGTCGTCGTACCGGGCGGGGCGGCTGTACGCGCAGGCCGCGCGGCTGAAACCGGCCGCGACGCCACCCGTATCCTGA
- the lipB gene encoding lipoyl(octanoyl) transferase LipB: protein MSMAISIRSSTRPVEVRRLGTVEYLDAWELQRGLVDARVAGGSDALLLLQHPSVYTAGKRTEPHERPADGTPVVDTDRGGKITWHGPGQLVGYPIVGLAEPLDVVNFVRRIEEALIAVCTGLGLDAGRVEGRSGVWLPGDGLRPERKIGAIGIRVSRGTTLHGFALNCDCDLSAFSAIVPCGIADAGVTSLTAELGRRVTVDEVTDAVAARVCDALDGRLAVSGVSVDTYASGVASTQ from the coding sequence GTGTCCATGGCGATTTCGATCAGGTCGTCGACCCGTCCGGTCGAGGTGCGGCGACTGGGCACCGTCGAGTACCTCGACGCGTGGGAGCTGCAGCGCGGCCTCGTCGACGCGCGGGTGGCCGGCGGCTCGGATGCGCTTCTGCTGCTTCAGCATCCGTCGGTCTACACGGCCGGTAAGCGCACCGAACCGCACGAACGCCCGGCCGACGGCACCCCGGTGGTGGACACCGATCGCGGCGGCAAGATCACCTGGCACGGCCCCGGCCAGCTGGTCGGCTATCCGATCGTCGGGCTGGCCGAACCGCTCGACGTGGTGAACTTCGTGCGCCGCATCGAGGAGGCGCTGATCGCGGTGTGCACCGGCTTGGGCCTCGACGCCGGGCGGGTCGAGGGCCGGTCGGGGGTCTGGCTGCCGGGCGACGGCCTCCGGCCGGAACGCAAGATCGGCGCCATCGGCATCCGGGTGTCCCGCGGCACCACGCTGCACGGGTTCGCCCTCAACTGCGACTGCGACCTGTCGGCGTTCTCGGCCATCGTGCCGTGCGGGATCGCCGACGCCGGCGTGACGTCGCTGACCGCGGAACTGGGCCGCCGCGTCACCGTCGACGAGGTCACCGACGCCGTCGCCGCGCGGGTGTGTGACGCGCTCGACGGGAGGCTGGCCGTGTCCGGCGTATCCGTTGACACCTACGCCTCCGGCGTAGCATCGACACAGTGA
- a CDS encoding TIGR01777 family oxidoreductase, with product MSTGAGGPATSGGAVIAIAGSSGLIGSALVSALRAENRRVVRIVRRAPSNADELFWNPDSGEFHPDALRGVDAVINLCGVSVGQRRWSGAFKQSLRDSRITPTEVLANAVADAGVPLLVNASAVGYYGDTRGRVTDESAPAGDGFLAQLCVDWEAATAAAAEDGARVVLLRTGLVLSPSGGLLSRLKPLFGLGLGARLGNGRQYMPWISLEDQVRAMLFAVAHEDLSGPLNLTGPAPVTNAEFTAALGRAVNRPTPLTVPGFALRTVLGEFADEGLLGGQRAIPAALERAGFTFHHNTVGEALAYATGPRDA from the coding sequence GTGTCCACCGGAGCCGGGGGGCCGGCGACATCAGGCGGAGCTGTGATCGCGATAGCGGGGTCCTCGGGCCTCATCGGTTCGGCGTTGGTGTCTGCGCTGCGCGCCGAGAACCGTCGGGTCGTGCGGATCGTGCGCCGCGCACCCTCGAACGCCGACGAGCTGTTCTGGAACCCGGACAGCGGTGAATTCCATCCTGACGCGCTGCGCGGTGTGGACGCCGTGATCAACCTGTGCGGTGTCAGCGTCGGTCAGCGCCGCTGGTCGGGGGCGTTCAAGCAGAGCCTGCGCGACAGCCGCATCACCCCCACCGAGGTGCTGGCCAACGCGGTGGCCGACGCCGGGGTCCCGCTGCTCGTCAACGCCAGCGCGGTCGGCTACTACGGCGACACCCGCGGCCGGGTCACCGACGAATCCGCCCCCGCGGGAGACGGTTTCCTCGCGCAACTGTGCGTGGACTGGGAGGCCGCGACGGCGGCGGCGGCCGAGGACGGCGCCCGGGTGGTGCTGCTGCGAACGGGTCTGGTGCTGTCCCCGTCGGGCGGGTTGCTGAGCCGGCTCAAACCGCTGTTCGGCCTGGGCCTGGGTGCCCGGCTGGGCAACGGCAGGCAGTACATGCCGTGGATCAGCCTCGAGGATCAGGTGCGCGCCATGCTGTTCGCCGTCGCGCACGAGGACTTGTCGGGGCCGCTGAACCTGACCGGCCCCGCCCCGGTCACCAACGCGGAGTTCACCGCTGCGCTGGGCCGCGCGGTCAACCGGCCCACCCCGCTTACGGTGCCGGGGTTCGCATTGCGCACGGTGCTCGGCGAGTTCGCCGACGAAGGGCTGCTCGGCGGGCAGCGGGCGATCCCCGCCGCGCTGGAGCGGGCCGGGTTCACGTTCCACCACAACACCGTCGGCGAAGCGCTCGCCTACGCCACCGGCCCGCGCGACGCCTGA
- the sucB gene encoding 2-oxoglutarate dehydrogenase, E2 component, dihydrolipoamide succinyltransferase codes for MAVSVQMPALGESVTEGTVTRWLKQEGDTVEQDEPLLEVSTDKVDTEIPSPASGVLQKIVAQEDDTVEVGGELAVIGEGGEDSGDSSDDSSSDEDEDEEPAEEAESETTSEESDSSEETDSSEETESEPEPEPEPKKESKPKPKSSGSATPVTMPELGESVTEGTVTRWLKKVGDSVEVDEPLLEVSTDKVDTEIPSPVAGTLLEIIAEEDDTVEVGGELAKIGDADQAEAEEPEPEPEPEPEPEPEPEPEPEPKQESKPEPKPEPKQESKQEAKPEPKKEPEPQQDAEPSDGSGPYVTPLVRKLAAEHDVDLAAVKGTGVGGRIRKQDVLAAAEADKKAKSGPEDAAEAPGKAPAAATASANASDAPLAHLRGTKQKANRIRQLTAKKTRESLQATAQLTQTHEVDMTKIVALRAKAKNDFAEREGVNLTYLPFIARAVIDALKQHPNVNASYNEDTKEITYYDAEHLGFAVDTDQGLLSPVIKNAGDLSLAGLARAIADIAARARSGDLKPDELSGGTFTITNIGSQGALFDTPILVPPQAAMLGTGAIVKRPRVIVDEFGNESIGVRSICYLPLTYDHRLIDGADAGRFLTTIKRRLEEGSFEADLGL; via the coding sequence ATGGCCGTCTCTGTTCAGATGCCCGCACTCGGTGAGAGCGTCACCGAAGGCACCGTCACCCGGTGGCTCAAGCAAGAGGGTGACACGGTCGAACAGGACGAACCCCTACTCGAAGTGTCGACCGACAAGGTCGACACCGAGATCCCGTCCCCGGCCTCCGGCGTGCTGCAGAAGATCGTGGCGCAGGAAGACGACACCGTCGAGGTCGGCGGGGAACTCGCCGTGATCGGCGAGGGCGGCGAGGATTCGGGCGACTCCTCCGACGACTCGTCTTCCGACGAGGACGAGGACGAGGAGCCTGCGGAGGAAGCGGAGTCGGAGACCACCTCCGAGGAGTCCGACAGCTCCGAGGAGACCGACAGCTCCGAAGAGACCGAGAGCGAGCCGGAACCCGAACCGGAGCCGAAGAAGGAGTCGAAGCCGAAGCCGAAGTCCTCGGGTTCGGCGACCCCGGTGACGATGCCCGAGCTGGGTGAGTCCGTCACCGAGGGCACGGTCACCCGGTGGCTCAAGAAGGTCGGCGACAGCGTCGAGGTCGACGAACCGCTGCTGGAGGTGTCGACCGACAAGGTGGACACCGAGATCCCCTCGCCGGTCGCGGGCACCCTGCTCGAGATCATCGCCGAGGAGGACGACACGGTCGAGGTCGGCGGGGAACTCGCGAAGATCGGCGATGCCGATCAGGCCGAGGCCGAAGAGCCCGAACCGGAGCCGGAACCCGAGCCGGAGCCGGAGCCCGAACCCGAACCGGAACCCGAGCCGAAGCAGGAGTCCAAGCCGGAGCCGAAGCCCGAGCCCAAACAGGAGTCCAAGCAGGAAGCCAAGCCCGAGCCCAAGAAGGAGCCCGAGCCGCAGCAGGATGCCGAGCCGTCCGACGGCAGCGGCCCGTACGTCACGCCGCTGGTGCGCAAACTGGCCGCCGAGCACGACGTGGACCTGGCCGCCGTCAAGGGCACCGGAGTCGGCGGACGCATCCGCAAGCAGGACGTCCTGGCGGCGGCCGAGGCCGACAAGAAGGCCAAGTCCGGCCCCGAGGACGCCGCCGAGGCACCCGGGAAGGCGCCGGCCGCGGCGACGGCATCCGCGAACGCCTCGGACGCACCGCTGGCTCACCTGCGCGGCACCAAGCAGAAGGCCAACCGGATCCGTCAGCTGACCGCGAAGAAGACGCGCGAATCCCTGCAGGCGACAGCGCAGTTGACGCAGACCCACGAGGTCGACATGACCAAGATCGTGGCGTTGCGGGCCAAGGCGAAAAACGACTTCGCCGAGCGCGAGGGCGTCAACCTGACCTATCTGCCATTCATCGCCAGGGCGGTCATCGACGCGCTCAAACAGCATCCGAACGTCAACGCCAGCTACAACGAGGACACCAAGGAGATCACCTACTACGACGCCGAGCACCTCGGCTTCGCGGTGGACACCGATCAGGGTCTGCTCTCGCCGGTTATCAAGAACGCCGGTGACCTCTCGCTGGCCGGGCTGGCCCGCGCGATCGCCGACATCGCCGCGCGTGCCCGCTCCGGTGACCTCAAACCGGACGAACTGTCCGGCGGCACCTTCACGATCACCAACATCGGCAGCCAGGGCGCCCTGTTCGACACGCCGATCCTGGTGCCGCCGCAGGCGGCGATGCTGGGCACCGGTGCGATCGTCAAACGGCCGCGGGTGATCGTCGACGAGTTCGGCAACGAGTCGATCGGCGTGCGGTCGATCTGCTACCTGCCGCTGACCTACGACCACCGACTCATCGACGGTGCCGACGCCGGTCGCTTCCTGACCACCATCAAGCGCCGACTCGAAGAGGGTTCGTTCGAGGCAGACCTGGGTCTGTAA